In a single window of the Raphanus sativus cultivar WK10039 chromosome 9, ASM80110v3, whole genome shotgun sequence genome:
- the LOC130499843 gene encoding protein SCAR4-like, producing MILSKVCRSVSKARDISYTLKSSISLPQKLKHLVNCFVKVIRLFSEVEALMTLTRYRIRNEYGLADKELYSDKEDAEDLLEGSSMAGLVGLLRQLGDLAEFAGEVFHNLHEELMTTSARGQGLAVRLQQLEAEVPNSVEIPILSQTDHSTFFYEPGLEWHCNLQTEENLISPSKLPHCITDSYEECRGPPQLYLLDKFDVDGSGSCLKRYSDPYLLKTLTASAVLGTSQLSKDERPNKPKKKISHISNGETALEDSQTSHAKLNQLFLMDHVENGHKDPEFYVKLKKRHLNGPPIDSSSGYMEKFLKSLDQSSSAMETKVTACNVRVDLSTPSLVYLPSNEDTRKAKEMEAVADDERPYVEGGAIMVCVERSSLVNNDTDAPASTDGDDKADGNLDNADVTQTEVLASNILYHSTEEGESSQLNASEGGTKDLQTNDVEDAHSQHVFSVETGSEMSLTGLVEDQFSSITNQETEKEPDCLLIQNQHISTFNNFEDLSMHVDAVHDNAVPREDETNTQDGYSMSTEQSGHISTFDISSEAGTLMLDTPRDGLTGNMNPSALSCQEDALADSDLGEISSDSGQEDPQTMSIIADVSSDGTDGAAGDNHTSLNDKASETVPEVDLEVDPQECLLGAQECLSPEYCIQIHGQGQESPSETESENQTAAAELLSSQDVPLGVQCSPSEETLTSNEKPYRSSEAEGEALNAPHQGAITSLNGNISESDHSMEPTTDQENCLDVPMYPFSTSLHEAPQEDPDIRPPLPPLPPTQWWMGKLFDSVKTTETQFSPAPSLAYNEDTHNGFVQATAAQDSSVTAGENQNTDVYTVSAQTTLNEQSPSESVAWMSLLLTPEVTPEAESAQGLEALEWFSQNFKEHTNTNLTKLEEEPKLDQPPGETERDNKSYEQNEKVEKLPRDKESLVIGIDRSMLRKVSERNRTQLRARVEENDSLLEIIRSKSFNLRPADASVRHNFQVAAPITNLKVAAILEKANSLRHAMAGSDDDHDSDSWSE from the exons GTTTGCTGGTGAAGTGTTCCATAACCTGCATGAAGAACTAATGACAACTTCAGCACGAGGGCAAGGTTTGGCAGTTCGTCTTCAACAGCTTGAAGCAGAAGTTCCTAATTCAGTTGAGATACCTATTCTGTCTCAAACGGATCATTCAACATTCTTTTACGAACCAG GGTTGGAATGGCATTGTAATTTGCAAACAGAAGAGAATCTAATTTCTCCAAGCAAGTTGCCTCATTGTATTACGGATTCATATGAGGAATGCCGTGGTCCGCCACAGCTCTACCTTCTTGACAA GTTTGATGTTGATGGGTCTGGATCATGCTTGAAGCGTTACTCTGACCCATATCTGTTGAAGACGCTTACTGCATCAGCAGTCCTGGGAACATCACAACTCAGCAAAGATGAGAGACCAAACAAACCAAAG AAGAAAATATCACACATTAGTAATGGAGAGACGGCACTTGAGGATTCACAAACATCACATGCTAA GTTGAATCAGCTCTTCTTAATGGACCATGTTGAGAACGGACACAAAGATCCTGAATTTTATGTGAAACTAAAGAAAAGACATCTGAATGGACCTCCAATTGACTCAAGCTCAGGTTATATGGAGAAGTTCCTCAAGAGTCTGGATCAGTCATCTTCAGCAATGGAAACTAAAGTTACAGCATGCAACGTACGAGTAGACTTATCAACACCTTCTTTGGTTTATCTTCCAAGCAATGAAGATACTAGAAAAGCGAAGGAAATGGAAGCCGTTGCTGATGATGAAAGACCTTATGTAGAGGGAGGAGCAATAATGGTTTGTGTAGAAAGAAGCTCTTTGGTGAATAATGACACAGATGCACCTGCTTCCACAGACGGTGATGACAAGGCTGATGGTAACTTGGATAATGCAGATGTGACTCAAACAGAGGTCCTGGCTTCTAATATTTTGTACCACTCAACGGAGGAAGGAGAATCTAGTCAGTTAAACGCATCAGAGGGTGGGACCAAAGATCTTCAAACAAATGACGTTGAGGATGCTCATTCTCAACATGTCTTCAGTGTGGAGACTGGATCTGAGATGTCTTTAACTGGTTTGGTGGAAGACCAGTTCTCTTCCATAACCAATCAGGAGACAGAGAAAGAGCCTGATTGTCTTCTTATTCAAAACCAGCATATTAGCACATTTAACAACTTTGAAGATTTATCTATGCATGTTGATGCAGTACATGACAATGCTGTTCCAAGAGAAGATGAAACCAACACACAAGATGGATATTCCATGAGTACCGAACAGTCTGGACACATTTCAACTTTTGATATCAGTTCAGAAGCTGGAACTCTGATGTTAGATACTCCAAGAGATGGTCTCACAGGAAACATGAACCCCTCAGCCTTATCTTGTCAAGAAGACGCATTAGCCGACTCTGATCTAGGTGAGATATCATCAGATTCTGGACAAGAGGATCCACAAACCATGTCTATTATTGCAGATGTGAGTAGTGATGGTACTGATGGTGCAGCAGGTGATAACCATACTAGCCTGAATGATAAGGCCAGTGAGACCGTCCCCGAAGTGGACTTAGAAGTAGATCCGCAAGAGTGTCTTTTAGGTGCACAAGAATGTTTGTCACCTGAGTATTGCATACAGATACATGGCCAAGGTCAAGAGAGCCCATCAGAAACAGAGTCAGAAAATCAAACAGCAGCAGCCGAGTTACTTTCTTCACAAGATGTTCCACTTGGTGTTCAGTGTTCACCTTCAGAGGAAACACTAACAAGCAATGAAAAGCCTTACCGTTCAAGTGAAGCTGAAGGAGAAGCTCTTAATGCACCACACCAAGGAGCTATCACATCATTAAATGGTAATATCTCTGAGTCTGATCATTCCATGGAACCTACTACTGATCAAGAAAATTGCTTGGATGTGCCCATGTATCCCTTCTCCACGTCCCTCCATGAAGCACCTCAGGAAGATCCAGACATAAGGCCTCCACTTCCACCTCTCCCTCCAACACAATGGTGGATGGGGAAGCTGTTTGATTCTGTTAAAACAACCGAGACTCAGTTCTCTCCAGCGCCATCACTTGCATACAATGAAGACACACATAATGGATTCGTTCAAGCGACCGCTGCACAAGATTCCTCAGTTACAGCAGGTGAAAACCAAAATACTGATGTTTATACAGTTTCAGCACAAACTACTCTGAATGAACAGTCTCCTTCAGAATCAGTTGCTTGGATGTCACTACTACTCACACCTGAAGTTACACCAGAGGCAGAATCAGCCCAAGGTTTAGAAGCACTTGAGTGGTTTAGTCAGAACTTCAAAGAGCATACCAATACTAACCTTACAAAGCTAGAAGAGGAGCCTAAGCTTGATCAACCACCAGGGGAAACAGAACGAGACAATAAATCATATGAACAGAATGAGAAAGTTGAGAAGCTTCCAAGAGACAAGGAGTCTCTTGTTATCGGCATTGATAGAAGCATG TTGAGGAAGGTATCTGAACGAAACAGGACACAGCTTCGAGCTCGAGTGGAAGAGAATGATTCACTACTGGAGATCATACGCAGCAAG TCATTCAACTTGAGACCAGCAGATGCATCGGTGAGACACAACTTTCAAGTAGCTGCTCCTATAACCAATTTGAAGGTCGCTGCAATTCTAGAGAAAGCCAATAGTCTTCGCcat GCAATGGCGGGAAGCGACGACGACCACGATTCAGATAGCTGGAGTGAATGA